TCTGCACAAGGCTGGGGTTCTTGCCTCCCTCTCTCAGGTCGCACCTTTGGAGATTGCTGGGTTGGATGGCATTTGGGCTGGATGACGTCTTTTgtttaagaaagcaaataacCTCTGCACATTCTCCCTTTGGGTGTGATAATGTCAGTTCTCACTGACGAAGCTGAATCAATACTTGAGACTTCAGGGTGTTGCAGGGAGTGACAGAGGTTTCCTTAAGTGGGGTTTTTCCCAGGTCTTTGTGAAACCCTGCATGGTTCCTATGGTGAAGGCAGCAGTGCAATCTCTTTTAAAAGTCCCACTGCTGAAGTCCTGCCCTTTCCTCACCATGAAAGACCCGAGAGCAGTTTTTCGAGAAGTATGGGCTGTCACAGTTGAATTCCAGTGCGGGCAGGGACATTTGCTGGCAGCCGTGACCCGCCACTcgctctccctgctgctgcagatcaGTGGGGTACTCTTCTCTTCCTGAATGCCTTTTAAGATGTTATTCCatatttgctttctctcccaCAAGAAGTGGCTGCGTTTCAGTCGCAGAAAAGTACTTTCCTGTTTGTGTGGTTTATGAAGCACTTGAGAAGCACTTCAGAGCCGTTTGGGCTGCCAAGTGTTGTGGTGGGAATCGCCATTACCAGAGACCTTCCCAGATGCAGAAGGTCCGTTTCTCCATCTTCcaggcacccctggctgcttgTGCTGCCCTGGTAGGAGAAATCTGAATGTTGCTGTCGGTCGTTActgggaaagggggagaaacTCATGTGCGAGTGGGGAGAGGCATGGTGGGATGAGCTGTGGTGAGGTGTTCAGGTGGGATGACCCATCAGTTAGAGCTGCCTATGCCGGTGGGATGGGTGCAGAAGCTGAGGTTTGTGGGGGAAATGCCCCAGCCTCCATcttgctgtgcttcagtacccCTCTTGGGGACATGGCAGTGGTGGGGATTACTCCCCATTGAAGAAGGGGGGTGCTCGGGTTGCGGGCTGGCAGAATTGCCCTCTGCCGCTCTCCTCCACATCCAGCTGGGCTCTGGCTGTCTCCCAAGGAGGGGCAGAGCACTgcgaggggaagggaggggggtgACAGTTGCCCACGCTGCAGGACTGTCATCTTGGGAGAGATCCTGGTCTACAGGCTGCCCGCTGAGGCTAGGAGCCCTACGGCTTCTGCTCTTTGTCCCTGTTCGCGGAGCTACAGGTGCCTCCACGGCACcccgctgcctgctccccttccccctgccgCTGCAGCCTGCTGACTCctctcttgttttctctctccttctccccgGTCCCCCGGAGCAGCAGCGGCCGGTGAAGCAGTCTCTCAGCAAGTCCCTGTGCCGAGAGTCCCACTGGAAatgcctgctgctgtccctcCTCATGTATGGCTGCATGGGAGCCATGACCTGGTGCCACGTCACCAAGGTGACTCGGCTGACCTTTGACAGCGCTTACAAGGGCAAGTCCATGATGTACCACGACAGCCCCTGTTCCAACGGCTACGTCTACATCCCCTTGGCCTTCCTGGTGATGCTCTATGTGGTGTACCTGGTGGAGTGCTGGCACTGCTACACCCGCAATGAGCTGCAGTACAAAGTGGACGTGGAGAGCGTGCACGAGCGTGTGCAGCGGATGCAGCAGGCAACCCCCTGCATCTGGTGGAAGGCCATCAGCTACCACTACGTCCGCAGGACCCGACAGGTTACCCGCTACCGCAACGGGGACGCCTACACCACCACCCAAGTGTATCATGAGCGAGTCAACACCCACGTGGCAGAGGCTGAGTTTGATTATTCCAACTGTGGAGTTAAGGACATCTCCAAGGACCTCATTGACCTGGAGAGCTACCCAGCCACGCGGCTCCGCTTCACCAAGTGTTTCAGCTTTGCCAACGTGGAGTCGGAGAACTCCTACCTGACCCAGCGGGCCCGCTTCTTCACAGAGAACGAGGGCCTAGATGACTACATGGAGGCCAGGGAGGGGATGCACCTCAAAAATGTGGACTTCAAGGAATACATGGTGGCCTTTTCCGACCCAGACAACCTGCCTTGGTACGTATCCCACTATGTCTTCTGGGTGGCGGCTCTGCTGACCCTATCCTGGCCCCTGCGGGTGCTAAACGAATACCGCACCTCCTACGTCCATTACCACGTAGAAAAACTCTTTGGGTTTGACTACGTGGCGGTGACGCCGGCCGAAGAACGTTCCTTCTGCCGGAGGATGCCCCGCGTCAACACGGTGGACAGCACCGAGCTGGAGTGGCACATCCGATCCAACCAGCAGCTGGTGCCCAGCTACTCGGAAGCGGTCCTGATGGACTTGGTGGGGCTCTCCGGCTGCACCAGCTACTCCGCTTGCCGGTATGGGGGGTACCGGCAGAACTGTGAGCGGTGCCACAGGACTATAAGCAGCTCCTCCATCTTCTCCCGCAGTGCCCTGAGCATCTGCAATGGCAGCCCCAGGATCCCCTTCAGCAGCAGCCGCTTCTCCCTGGGCCGCCTGTATGGCTCACGACGCAGTTGCCTCTGGCAGAGCCGGAGCGGGAGCCTGAATGAGCAAAGCTGCCCCACCGAGCAGACCCGCCTCTCCAGCCAGGTGACTGTGGAGGAGGAAGACCCCCCTCCTTACCAGGATGCCCTCTACTTCCCCATCCTCATTGTGCACCGCAACGAAGGCTGCCTGAACCACGACCACCGTCACCTCCACCGCAATGGGTCCTGTGTGGAGACCTCACTGTGAAAGCAGAGGGCGGTGAGATCTCATTGTCCATTGCCTGGCCCAAGCCAGCACAGGATTTGGGGAGAGGAGCGCAGGGGAGGGAGATGGCCTAGGTGGACATCAGGGTGGAGTGGACATGGCATCTCGCTCCGGCAGCAAGCGAAAGCTCCCCCACCGTGGCTTTGACCTCCTGGAGGGGTGAGTGCTGATGCTCCCTCTGACATGGCACAGAACTCTAGACCGACtaccacatgcaaaaaaaaaaaaaaaaaaaaaagcaaaccccaacCAAACTAACCCCAAAACCATAATTTATGGCATCAAGATCCAAAGGGGGGAATAAAAAGACAGGCCTGATGCAGGAAGGGGTGTGCTTtggctcccagccctggctccaGGCTGGCTTGTACTCTGAGGAACCAGCAGCCACCAGAAAGCGCCCTGCTGCACCTCTGCCCACCCTGCTGCCCACGCTGGAGCGAGACCCCTCGCAGGGCGGAGGGGAACGGGCCCTTTGGGAGCATCATGTAACTGCCCGTGCCTCGAGGTCTGGGGCATCCAGGCATGTGGAGCTGAGCGGCAGGTTAGAGCAAAGGCTGAAAGCCATGAATCcagctcttccccttcccctgtcCCCCAACcattccccaccctccccactttttttttttagaccatGCTCCGACTGTTACTCTGTTCTCACTGCTGGGAATGGCACCGCCTCCAGAGGATCCCAGGCTCGGCTCCTTAGGAAGCTTCGGCACGCCAGCTCTGAGAATCAGCATCCCCTAGGTAAAGGGCTTTTGGTTTGGGATTACAGCAGACAGGCGGCACCGGGGAAGGGATGAATGTGCAAACCCAGATGGAGCGGAgatctgcagcactgctgatcCGCTTGCTGGAGGAGGGCtcagctggaaagagaaaatgggaGGGCCCCAgtgagctggggaagggggagaggatgGCGCTGGGACAGGCGTCGTGGTAATAGGTGGTGCGTCAAGTGGCTGGGGTCCCTTCCCGGCTTTGAAGTGAGTCCTAATCGGTTCAGACAAGCATCAAGGAAGGCTCTGGTAGGTTCAGCTGCAGTTCACCTATTGATAATAGAACAGCAGGTTGGTGCATGTCTGCAGGAATGAATTTAGCATGAGATcaggcagggctctggctgcggactctgagctgcaggctcctggcagcctgggtTTGGCAGAGAGCTgtgaggggctgggagggagaaaTGCAAAAGCACGCTGGAGCATTGGGAACCTGGGCTGGGGAAATGAGGAGCAAAGAGGTTCCCCTTCTGTGGGGCCCCGCTATGGGTGCAGGACCCACAGCTGGGAGACAGGGAGGTGTATGCTGTGAGGGATGCTCTGCAGAACAGAGGCTGGGGATATGTTGGAGGGGAACCTACTTAAAACAGAGTGGTTTGCTCTACAGAGGTTTTTGCAGAGAGGTGTCAGGCTGTGAGAAGTGAGGTGGCTTCTGTGTAGCCCATTAGCCCCTGGGTTCCTCTGCCAGGCAGGTTGACCTGCTCCGAGATCTGTGCTGCCCCTTCTGTCCTGCTGGAAAGGATCCTAGTGGTGTTGGGCAAGGAGCCTTCATGTCACCGAATCTGCACCAGTGGCTGCAGCACGCAGGCACCCAGCTTTTCCTTCTCCGTCAGCACATCTCCAGATCTCTCGTGTCTCTGTTCTCAGAAAAGCTGTCTCCTTTTCCGTCAGCTCTTTGGGGGAGTGAATGCCAAATCAGCCAGTGATTTCTCCAGACAGCACTGCTCCTCAGCCTCACCATGCTTCCCTCATCCACTGGGGCAAACAATGGCTGAGAGCAGCAGGTTTTGGGTGACGAGCAAGTCCATTAGCATCTGGGCATTCGAGCTTGGTGTCTGCCTCTGCATCTGTTGCAGAAGGGAGAGATGTAACAGCAAACAGTGAGGCATTGCATTTAGTCCAGCCGGTCTTCCTCCTGCCACCTTATTAACAGAGGGTCTGTTTCTGTAGTCATGCTGCTGTACTGCTTCACCTCCCAGGTCTTGGGGAGGCTGCAAATGCACCCTTCCACCACATTAGTCCTCTTTTGAAAGTCATCTCTGTCTGGCAAGCCTGGAGCAGTCAGCACCTGTGGGAATTGTAAGGCTCTGCTTGGCTTTGGCTGCAGAGCAGTCTGTTCTTCTGCTCTTTGTGCCTTGTGTGTCCTGGTCAGTGTGTCTTGCCCTTCAAAGCAGTTTGTGCTCCTGGATCTCAAGTGCTAGACTCCAAACAATGGCAGTTTGAGCAGAAAGTCCCTTAAAATCTCACTCCATTATGATTCTGTCTTGTCATCTGCCTTTACTCTCACTACCAGACCTAGATGTTGGCTTAAATAAGAGGGTCCCTTTGAGAACAGGGAAGCATATGGTCTCCAGGGTGGGCACAACCTTCTCTGCGTTTTTTTCTCATCATCATTGGCACAGATTCAGACTGGGTGAAAGCGGCTACAGCCCCCTTGGCTGCTCTGGGATTTCCTTGCTTAGTGATGATATTTGGCTTGCTGTGTGCTTGTGCTTCTCTCTCCAAGGGCCTGATGTAAGCCAAGGCCAATGCTGAGGGTCCTCGTGACTCTGGGGAGATAATGGCGTGTGCTTGTATGTCCTGGTGAATCAAGAGATGTTCAGTCAGTGGAGCTGCAATGGGTCATTAGTGAGGAATGTGGTCTGCTTGTCCTTCCCATCCTGTTCTCTTTGAAATCTCCTACATGTTGCTTAAATTAGCCTGCGATGGCTCGTCTTTCTatccccagcctccaaggtgCCTTGGACAGATGGATTTATCTAAGATTTGGCAGGCCTTTTAGCTCCCTGGGGCAAAGACAGTCCTCAGAATAGGGACAGATTAGTAGGGTCTCTGTGCCCCTGTCCTTTAGCACCTGCAGCAGAGTTCTGATTTCAGGGACCTCGTCCTTGGGTATATCTGGGCCTCTTCATAAGATTGCCTCAACTTGTTCCTCTGGCCCCATTTTTACCCATGAAATCTTATTCTGGGGGTGGTCTGTTCAGGTGGACACCTGTATCTTTGAGGCACGGCTGCTACTCTGGCCTGCAGGATCCATGCACAGTCTTCAGGCTGCTGAACACCTTCCCCATGCACATAGTGCCAGCCATAGCCAGGTCCCAGTCGTAGTCCCAGTGCCACAGTTTGTGGCCGTGCCGGACCCATACCACCCTGAGGAGAAGTGGGACCTCTCTAGTCAGTGCTCCCTGCTGCACACAAGGATTTTGCGGAGATCCCCTTCCTCATGTTCTTGGCTCTGCTACCCTGCTGCACCTGGTAGAGCTGCGCCACTGCCCCGGTCCAGCCTACTCCATTCTCGCCAGGCTGGAGACCTTCCTGCTCTGTCTCAGGCTCAGGAAGGGGGATGGCATGCTTGGGCATagaggggagcaggacagggcaggagggacaggagCTGCCTGGTGGCTTGGTGGAGCTGAAAAGGACAGACTGAAACTGGGGTTGtactccctctccttctccttgctTGCAATGGCAGGGAAGTTCATGGCAGACAACTGGgctctcccttcccacctccagcATGGGACGCAgcccgtgtgtgtgtgtgtataggtTTCCTCTTAAGTGTTGGCAAGGGATCCCAGAGCGCTGGGCTAAAGGGCAGCTGATTTAATTCTTGCAGCTCAGGTTATCAGCACAGATACCCAAAGATGGTCTGTCCCTGTTCTGGCGCACAGCCCCTCCATGGTGGAGGGGTCCCATCTCCCCCGGCACACAGACATCCGCCCGCCAcagctccaggctgagcagcagtcAGGCGCCTGCTCTTCCTGCAGACTTGTGTCTGCTCTCTGCCATGTCTGTGTTGGTGACGATGATTCCTTTGGCAGCTCAGTCGATGGCCCAGTCTGCTCCTGTCATGATAGCCTGCTCCCTTACATCTAACCTGAATTCTTCCTGCTGTATCTTAATCCCATTACTTCTCCTCCATTGACTGGCGAGTCTAATTGGCTCCGCTCCTTTTCCCCATGGCCTTCCCGACACAAGCAGGCGTTATCTGGTCTCTGCAGCCTTCCCTTCACCAATCCCAGGGTCTTCTCTCCCCCAGGATCTCACTGGGCAAACCCTGGCTTGTGTGGTGGTGCAGAAGTTTTCCCTACGTAGCGAGTATATCCTTCCTGCTCTGAGCCTGGCTGGGTGAGAGGAGAGGGCCAAAGGTTCAAGCAACACCTTGGTCTGTCAGGCTGGCTGTCCCCTCATTTCTGATGCAGAAGATCTCTTCAAAGTGAGCAAAGTACACAGAGCTACTGGTCCCTTACGCAGGGAAAGCAGGACAGCCTGCATCGCCCTCTGGGAAGGTGAAAGCCGGGTGCTTGGTAGTATGAGGGGGCGATAACTAGAGGGTCTCCACAGTCAGATagcattgggttttttccatatgtCATTCACCCATTGCAGCTTTCCCTGGGCTGAGAGTCAGGCTCAGCATTGCACTTGTCAACAGGCTTTCCTGGGACAAGTGAGGTGGGAATgctcccagttcctcctcctggccctTCATGGTGCTAATCCATCCTTAGAAGAGAGCTAGTCCTCGCTGCTGCAAGGCTGGACAGTAAGGTTGGGCTATTTGGTGTTTCCCATTGCTGCCAGTATACTTGCCAGGTACTTAAAagctctccagctttcctgaactagagaaagagagaatgaGCGTGTGAGGGGCTTTGGATTAGCTGATCTTAAGACACATCACCACCAATTTATCCATCTTTCAGCACACACTGGAAGCTTCCCAGATAATGCCCAGCTCTTTGCTCATGCAGAACCAGGCGGTGACACCAACCAGCCTGGTGGTACTTGTCGAGCCCACTGCATGTAATGCAGACCACACCAAGGAGGGAGATTTCAGAGAGGGCTTTCGGGTTGAACAACTGTAAGGGCATTTGTTAGGACAAGGAGATGGAATCTCATCTTACGGCCAATGCCAAGCCTTCCAGAGTCACACACCAAGCAAATACTCAGGATTAGTGCTAGGGAAGCTGCCGTTTTTCTGATTTCAAACAAGCACAGCCCCCTCCCTTTCCACTCCCCATAAAATGCACGTCAGAGACCCAGCCCGTCCCTGCCCTCTTTCTTGTCTCTCTGCTCGTGCtcaagaggctgcagagctaTTTAGTCACTCTGATGGATGCCCAGGGGAAGGGGACTGCAGGACGAGGTTTGTTAAGTGGAAGTTTAAGAAAGTTAAATAGCGTCCGATGTTGGTAAAACAGTGCCTGCTGATTAGCCTGCGGGAAGAATAATACCTTTTAAGTTCTCCTTCCAGCCTTTCCAACCATGGCTTCGGTACTGCTGTCTAATATCACCAGGATGCTGCCTTACTTTTAGCAGGGTACAACCTTGCTGCAAcatgctcctgccctgctgcagtggcTGTAGGGCGTGGGTCTGAAATACACCACCACCAAGAAGTTGTGTTACCAAAGAGCTATAAGTCTCAATTTGTGATATGTGCTTCTAATCATGTTTCATTCATGTTCGGTGGTTAGAATAAGGTCTGTATGAATATGATCTGGATGCAGATAATCTCAGAAACGGGACATGGTTTAAGTGTTAGCTCTATTTGGTAATGCTGCCTCCTGTGATGCTTGTGGGCCTAGAGTCTCCACCAAACCAGGTATGTGTGGGGACCAAAGGCTGGTTCATAGGACTGGGAGCCCAGTGGGGACTTGGGGCTGAGCCTGCCTAGGGCTCTTTTCCCTGTGGGCATTctggaaaaaggggaaaggagcTAGTCACATTTCAGGTAGAAATTAATGGGCTATGTTCATCACTAGTGTAATTTTATTGAAGCCAGTGGTACTATACCAATGTGAGCTTGGCTTAGCAGCTCCTCAGAGTGGTCTGTCCTTGAGTCCAGACAAACTGATCTGTCACAGTGTTGCTTTGATGCATAGAGTTCGTGTTGGGACTTGGCCAACATGAATGAATGTTGAATATCTACTGTCTCTGCAAGCAGTGGGTTGAATTATTCTGCTCTACTGCCTCCATCACAGCTGCTCCGCCAAGGGAAATGTTATGCTCATGGATGCAATCTCGTCAACTCCCTCAAAAGCCAAGCTAACAAGCAAATTGACCTCCACCGCAGTGGGAGAGGAGCCTTCTCCCACAGGACTGTAGCCTTTCTGCACGCAAGGGAAAAGAGGTCCCAAGGACAGAACTGAACCTGCAAGACCCATGGCCTCAtggcctctccttcctccttccctcctcaccttgtctgtctgtcttgggCGAGGGACAGTTTCTTTGTGGAGTTCAGCAAGctcctcttcctgcagctcATAACCAGGCTCTACTAACAGGTACATCATCCACCTATGCAACACTTCCAGAAGCTGCCAAGTTTTCAGGAGCCCATTACAATGTGCGGTGTGGCCATCCAGCACTGAGAATAAGCACAGCGGCTGCTGGAAAGCTAAGTGGGTTTtattcctcccctcctctcaaGGAAGACTGTTTTTGTTGGggctttttgcttgtttgtttgtttttttgtaaaattcatTTGGGGAAGTGAAGCTTGTGAGAAATTGGTGCCCATCCTGAACCCTCCCCAGTCCTTTGAACTCCGGGAACGGATGGATCACCTACTGTGATTATAATTTAGCGGACTTTGTAGAGCAAAGTAACTTCACACGTAGACACACGAGGTTCTTTCACTCTCCATCAGCACAAGCTGCTTCTGCAATCTTAGCTACTCACATTAGCGAAAGAAAAAGCCTAGCTAGAATGTGGTGAGATGACTTAGTATTTTCTATCAGTCCCATGGTCCCAATGTCCATTAGCGGCACCATCAGCTGCCATGCCATGAATTCGGACTTTGGATGGCAGCCCACAAACTGGTCAGGGTGAGACGGTTTGGAAAAACCCAAGCCCGAGTCTCTACGCATCTCCAGaagcagatgcagagagaggATCAGCTGAAAGCAGATGTCACCTCCTGCTCAGCCCAGCCCGAAGCTGGTGGGCTCTGTGCATGCTGCACCTGCCCTCCCCGGGAGAGCCTGTCCCCAGGCGCCGAGCAGAGGGGGATGAAAGTAATGGCGTGTCTGACGAAGCAGCATGCACGGCACCGTTCAGCCGGCTGGGGAAAAAGCGGTGACAACTAGATCCCAAAATAACAGGATTTCACTTTGGAAATGCCAACGgctttttcaaactgaaatgagaCTAAAAGGCCTTAACAGTTGTGAGAAGTGTTTCAGGTTGCTGTTCCTTGcttaaaaaatttaatttttgtcgATGAGGTGGGTTTAAACATTCCATTTCAGCCAGCTCTGTTAGAAATGTGGGTGAAGAAGAAATGCTCAAGGCAGATTCGGATGGTGACCCTGTGGCTTCGCAGTGGGGTAGGCTGATCAGGAATGGAGGCTGGAGTTTAAAGTCTTCCTCTGCCCCTGGAGGTGTGACCTGGCCGTCCAcccaagtgtgtgtgtgtggcagggCGTGCTTGTGTGCACAGCCGGGACCCGCAGCCCCGCAGAGGGTTGGTGTGTTTGTGGCTTTGGTCTGGTGTCACCCATCCGTCCCTGCAGCAAGAGCTTTGCAGGGTGACAGAGCATTGCTTGTTCCTCGGAGAGGAAACTCCTGACCTGGTTTTTGTGAGGAGATGGTGTGAAGTGTCACATTTGCTGCAGCGagtggcagggagcaggaatAAAAGCATGGAGCAAGCTGTGTTTGAGAACAAGCTAATCCCTTGCTGGCTGCCTGAAACGGAAGAACTGCTGGATCTGCTCCCTGGCCAACAGTCTCCAGCTCTTCTCACCCTCCCCAAACCTGATGTGCAAACTGTCACTCCTCTGAGCTAGCCAAAGCACCCCCTTCCCCTGAACTCCTCTGAGGCCGTGCGTTCACATCATTTCGGTCCTCTCCCTGCTAGGTGCTGTGAGCTGGCTGTGAAACGCCAGCGGACGAGTGATGACCTCAGGCATGCTGGTGGCCAGACCTCCCCATAACCTGCTGGTTTGCCTGCACACAGCCTTCCAACAACACTCCCTGCCCTGGCGTGCCTTGTGCTTGCTTGGTGGAGAGTCAGCACAGCCCGCAGAGCACTGCAGCACATCCTGGCCTCACTTTTGCATCACTTTGTGCTTTCCCAGAGAATTTCACAGCACTTCTCTGAGCCTTCGTAGACAGGGTAAGTTCAACAGACCAAAGTTAGAAATTTGGTGGTCCTGATCTCCAGACCCCGGTGCTGTTCCTGGGGAGGAGAGGCCGGTCGGCTGTTGTGGCAGTGTGGGACTGGGGGATGGTGTCACCGGTGAAAGCAGCATGTCTGCTGGCGGAGTCTCCGAATATTGGCTCTGTGCTTCTCCGCCGGGACCGAGGGCAGCTTTGCTGAGGGCTGAGCAAGGCGCAGCTGATGGAGGAACTAGCTGAGGAGGGCAGAATAGTGTGTGAGTGCTCGGCA
The DNA window shown above is from Grus americana isolate bGruAme1 chromosome 3, bGruAme1.mat, whole genome shotgun sequence and carries:
- the TMEM151B gene encoding transmembrane protein 151B, whose amino-acid sequence is MSPPASAAAASEGGSSTPVPPEEEAEGAREEQRPVKQSLSKSLCRESHWKCLLLSLLMYGCMGAMTWCHVTKVTRLTFDSAYKGKSMMYHDSPCSNGYVYIPLAFLVMLYVVYLVECWHCYTRNELQYKVDVESVHERVQRMQQATPCIWWKAISYHYVRRTRQVTRYRNGDAYTTTQVYHERVNTHVAEAEFDYSNCGVKDISKDLIDLESYPATRLRFTKCFSFANVESENSYLTQRARFFTENEGLDDYMEAREGMHLKNVDFKEYMVAFSDPDNLPWYVSHYVFWVAALLTLSWPLRVLNEYRTSYVHYHVEKLFGFDYVAVTPAEERSFCRRMPRVNTVDSTELEWHIRSNQQLVPSYSEAVLMDLVGLSGCTSYSACRYGGYRQNCERCHRTISSSSIFSRSALSICNGSPRIPFSSSRFSLGRLYGSRRSCLWQSRSGSLNEQSCPTEQTRLSSQVTVEEEDPPPYQDALYFPILIVHRNEGCLNHDHRHLHRNGSCVETSL